The genome window ccccccTCCCTAGCAGGCCCACCCTATCCATAGCACTCACATGCATCAGCTCAGTGATGGCTATCAGATCAGCCAGGGAGATGTGGGGCCCGGTGAGAAAGGCCTTGTTCTGGAGGAACTTGTCCTCAAGCAACTGAAGGGTTGCATCCAACTCAGCCAGTGTGGCTGCCAGCATCTCAGGAGACACTGGCTCACCCAGGAAAACAGGGAACATCACCTGGCAGGTGGGAAGGCAAAGTAGAGGGTTAGGGACCAACCCAGTCTCGGGGTCAGGAAAGCAAGtgtgcctcccctgccccagttTGAGCTGCTTTCTGGTTCCATGCACATTTCTTCCAAGGCTGGGCTAGGCCTGCAGGGAAATTCCCAAAGGACCACCTTTCGCAGAAATATTCCTGCCTCTGTGATCTCTGATGGCTGAGCCTCAGGGACATCTAACACAAGGACTCAGACCCCTTCGAGAATGACTCAGAGCTGACCTGAACAATGAGTTTTATACTTTGGAAGTAGGCAGCTTGCCTAAGGACAGTCTATGTTATAACCTCTTCCCCCTGAATATAAAGTCAGTACCTCTTAAATGTATAAGTAATTAGGAGGGTGAACTTTTCAGGTTTCCCCTCTGCCACTTACAAAGCGTGTGACCTAAAACAAAATACTCAAACCCTCTGAGCctgaatttcctcatctataatatAGGAATAATAGTAAATGACTCCTCTTGTAAATGGAAAagtggggcccagagagggacagTCAGTTGCTTGAGATGGCACAGCCAAGAAAAGACTAAGTCAAGAATAGAACAGACATTTTCTGACAATGAACTACCAGACACTAAGGAGGAGGGCCAGGAAAGAGTGGTATCTAGGATTCTGGGAGGAAGGTGTTTTAGGGGGAACCCATCAACAGACTCATGGTTGCTAGAGCTGTCTGGGACATGCAGTGGATGGGGAGCAAGGGAAGAAGGCTTCATGCTTTGGTAAAATTGCTTAGGGAAGCCTGGGATTTAGGTAAACAGGACTAGGATTATACATGAGCCCTGCCTTTgggtttcaatttcctccccCATACAAAATAGAGTCAACAGTCTCCCACTGATGCCCTGGAGGCCATACCTGAGCTAATGACATTCCTTTGGctacagagtttttaaaaatgtgggtcagggggtgcctgggtggctcagttggttaagtgtccaactcttgatttcagctcaggtcactattTCAGCATcgtaggattgagccccgtgtcaggctccacattgggcatggagtctgcttaaaattctctctctctctctctctctctctctctctcagcccacctgggaggctcagtggttgagagtctgcctttggctcagggcatgatcctaggatcggggatcgagtcccacatcaggctccctgcatggagcctgcttctccctctgcctatgtctctgtctctgtgtgtgtgtgtgtgtttctcatgaataaataaatcataaaaaaaaaaaaaggttctctccctactttctcaaaaaataaataaaaataaaaataaaaataaaaataaaaataaaaataaaaatatggaccAGTTGCTGACATTTAAAACTGCAGGCATTTCATGTAAGAGTCCAGACTTTCAGCTTCTTTTTCATGTAATGGGTGCTGGCCACAGGGTTTCCCTGCTCAGTATCTAAGGCTGATGTCAAGAAGGAGCCCCTCCTTTAGGAGGGGCACAATGGACTGGCAGTCTGCAGAACCCCGCCTAGCCCtcctccctcatttctttttttttttttaagatttatttatttatttattctgagagagcgagagagaggcagagacacaggcagagacacaggcagagggagaagcaggctccatgcaggaagcccgacgtgggactcgatccagggtctccaggatcacaccctgggctgcaggcggcgctaaactgctgcgccaccggggctgccctcctccctcaTTTCTTATCGGCCTCACCCCTGAAAGAGATTGTCTACATTTCCCTTCTGTTCTGATTTGGTTGATCCAAAATtcttagggttttattttttatattttttacagattttatttagtcattcatgagagacagagaggggcagagacatagggagaagcaggctccctgtggggagcctgatgcagaactcggtcccaggactctgagatcacgacctgaaaaggcagacactcaaccactgagccacccaggtgccctaattgttttatttttaattatgctaagaaacatgtaacataaaatttcccACCCTAACCATTTTTACGTGTACAGTTCCacagcattaagtacattcacactgttgtataACCATCACCGCTGAGATAGCATAGAGAAAGCAAGAGGGACTTAGTTCCTGTAAAAGTCACAGGTGTAAGACAAGGGTTAAAAGTGTCCACAAGCTTAGAGACGAATATCTCCttcttggaaagaaaatgaatcaatGAGAGATAACAGCCGAGGGGGAGTAATGGTTGTCTGAGCAAAATGAGAAGTAACAATTTAAAGCCTACTTGCACAAGTATCTCTGTTTTCCAGGAGCCCTAAAAGAATGTTGACCATGAAGAAAAACATCCTGTGATTGTCTTGTGTCCACTAAAAACTGAAGCCTGCAAGATAATGACCATGGGATCGAAGGACACTTGCCCATTCCCAGCCCCTCACCTTTGGAAAAGTGCCTTTATAAGTCTCGCAGCCTACGGAGAGGCTAGTGATATTCCTCTTTCCTGTCAGCCCTCTTTTATACAagctatctctttttttttttttttaagattttatttatttattgagacagagagagagaggcagagacacaggcagagggagaagcaggctccatgcagggagcccgacgtgggactcgatccagggtctccaggattaagccctgggctgcaggcggcgctaaaccgctgcaccaccagggctgccctatacaAGCTATCTCTAATAAACTccacctgttttctttctctcaagttcATTTCTACGACATTGAGACTCAAGAACCTAGACTCAGGCATCAGGTAACActgccatccatctccagaactcattCATCATCCCACACTGAAaatctgtccccattaaacaacATCCCACTCCCCCTCCTCGCCAACCCCTGGCAGCCATCCTtctacttttttgtctttttttttttttttaacattttatttatttatttgacagagagagcacaagtaggcagagcggcaggcagaggaagagggaaaagcatacttcccactgagcggggagtttgatgcgggacttgatcccaggaccctgagatcatgatctgagctgaagacagatgcctaaccgaatgagccacccaggcactccaacttTTTTGTCTTTATGAGCAGAACTACTCTAGGGATCTCATGTAACTGGAATCatacagaggtgcctggctggctcagagggaaagtgtgtgactcttgatctcagggtaatgagttGGAGACTCacatgggtatagagattactaagaaaaataaacttaaaaaagaaaaaactatttaaaaaaatttttttaagatttatttatttaggggtgcctgggtagctcagtcagttaagcggctgccttctgctcaggtcatgatccctgagcctgagcagggagcccacttttcCTTGtcccttacttgtgctctctctctctctcttgctctttctctcaaataaataaataacatctttttaaaaaatcttacacttctttgagagagagagcaagagagagagagagagcacacacatgagctggggaggggcagagggagagagactcccaagcagacaCTGCACAGAGcgtggaacctgatgtggggctcaatctcacaaccctgagatcaccacctgagccaaaaccgagaatcaagtgcttaaccaactgtatcacccagccaccccaaaaagtgatttaaaaatcttttaaaaaataaaatacgtgggacgcctgggtggctcagcagttgagtgtctgccttcggcttggggcgtgatcctggagtccccaggtcaggtctcccatcgggctccctgcatggagcctgcttctccctctgcctgtgtctctgcctctctctctgtgtctctcatgaatgaataaataaaatctttaaaaaataaaaaataataaataaaataaaaaaataataataaaataaaataaaataaaataaaatacgtggcagcctgggtgctcagtggtttggcgctgctttcagcccagggtgtgatcctgaagacccgggatcgagtcccacatcaggctccctgcagggagcctggttctccctctgcctgtgtctctgcctctttctgtgtctctcatgaataaatgaataaaatcttaaaaaaaaaagagagagaatttagaagagggcgcctgggtggctcagtatctgcctttggctcaggtcatgatcccggagtcctgggatggagtcccaaattgggcttcccgcagggagcctgcttctccctctgcctgtgtctctgcctctctctctctgcatctctcatgaataaataaataaaaatatttttaaaataataattaagggcagccccggtagcccagcggtttagtgccaccttcagcccagggttgtgattctggagacccaggatcgagtcccatgttgggattcctgcacggagcctgtttcccctctgtctgtctgtctgtctctctctgtcatgaataaataaataaaatctttaaaaataataataataatcaaattaaaaataaaaggaatcgggggatcgctgggtggctcagcggtttggtgcctgcctttggcccagggagtgatcctggagttccgggatcgagtcctgagtcgggctcccggcatggagcctgcttctccctcctcctgtgtctctgcctctctctctctctctctctctctgtctatcatggataaaaataaataaataagtctttaaatcacttacaaaaaaatttttttaaataaaaaaatataaagaatttagaaGAAAAGATGGACCAAATGGGTAGATGGACCAAATCTGTTTAGATGGAGAATTTCAGCACAGAagtggaaactttaaaaaagaaccaaatggaaaaataaaaaataaaaaaataataaataataaaaaaagaaccaaatggaatatctagaactgaaaaatacacatcTCAAATAAAGACTGTATTAGGTGGGTTTAATAGCAGCATGGGcacaacagaagaaagaatcagcagaGTCAAACCAAGTCAATAGAGACTatccaaatggaaaagaagagtgCAATGATGCTTTAGCCACTTTGGGGTGACGCCCTCACTCACTTCCCCCCCGCCAACCCCCTCCTCAGGGCCTCACCTTATGCCACAGGGCCCGGAGGCAGTTTCTCCGCAGGGTTGTGTGCTGCCATGCCAGGTACTCATCCACACGGGCACAGGCCTGTAGATCCTGGGGGTACCAGTGGTCGGGGACTTTATACTTGCGGTTCAGGTAGAGCAGGATGGCCACGCTGCAGGGGAGGGATGACATGATGGGTGGAGGAAGGACACTGTGCTGGGGGCTTAATCAGAGTCCCTTCTTTAGTTTTCCTGACAATGTGCAAAAGTATTTGcctcattttccagataagaaaacCAGGCTtagggcagcacgggtggctcagcagtttagcggcaccttcagcccagggcgtgatcctggagacttgggatcgagtcccacgtcgggctccctgcatggagcctgcttctccctctgcctgtgtctctgcctctttctctctgtgtgtctctcatgaataagtaaattaaatcttgaaagaagaaagaaagaaagaaagaaagaaagaaagaaagaaagaaagaaagaaagaaagaaagaaagaaagaaagaaagaaagaaagaaagaaagaaagaaagaaagaaagaaagaaagaaagaaagaaagaaagaaagaaagaaagaaagaaagaaagaaagaaagaaagaaagaaagaaagaaagaaagaaagaaagaaagaaagaaagaaagaaagaaagaaagaaagaaagaagaaagaaagaaagaaagaaagaaagaaagaaagaaagaaagaaagaaagaaagaaagaaagaaagaaagaaagaaagaaagaaagaaagaaagaaagaaagaagaaagaaagaaagaaagaaagaaagaaagaaagaaagaaagaaagaaagaaaggaaggaagaaagaaaggaaaagaaagccaggCTTAGAACagttaagggacttgcccagggcACAGAGCCTTTGGTGGCAGGACTGAGAGAGTCTTTCTGAGGCTAATACCCAAGCTCATCCTACCATAGGGCAACAGCCCACAGCAGAGCATCCTGCCAAGTGTTCAGAGACAGTCTCCGATTAGCAGGCCacaggacttcctggaggagacaCCATCAAAGCTGAGCCTTAAAGCTCAGTTCTTTCCAATCTGCATCCATCCTCATCCTCTGGCATCCAGACTGGCCTCAGATGGCCTGATTGCTCAAAAAATCTTTCCTGTCATCCCTCTGCTCTCCCTAAAGCACCCTGTAGGAAACACTGGGGGTGCCGCAGGATCATGGAACAGCAGATCAGACCAGGTCCCTGGAGCTCTCCTCCTGCTCTAGGCTATGAGGGCTACCATGGTGTCGGGACAGGGATGGAGCTGGAAGGGCCCTGAGGATGCATGAATTTGGGGCCATAGGAAGGCTTTCAGGAACTTGGGGTACTCCCAGGGTTGCATACCCCAGCCAAAAGGCAGAAAACCTCTATTCCCTATCACAAATCCTGTACCCATGCCCCGGCTTACCAACTCACTTGTTGGTACAAGGTACCCTGGAGCTTTGTTCCTCCCAGCTAACTGATCAAACCACCTCTGGGGAGGGCTGCAAGTCTCTGGGGGTTACAGACCTCCTGACAGTGAGAAAAGACACAGGGAAATGCAGAAATTGAACAATGCCCCTGACAGGTACTATGGGTACTCAAAACTGAGTGATACAAGGAGCCAGGACAGTAGAGagcagcagaaaggaaaaaatggcaCTGGCATCATACCAGGAATTCCTTGGGGATGATCCACTTCACAATTCCAGAGATAAGTTCTAAAGCCTCAAGTTCTCCTTGTTATGGGAGCAGTGATTAGGTGACAAAAGGGGCAGAGTTGGGAAAAATTCTCTGGACTTGGAGCCACTGGGTGTCCCAGATGCCCATGAGCCATCTCGAGCCAGAGCACTGCCCCTGCCTCGCCCTGCACCCCTACCCTGGGGTACTCTCACCCACAGTCATAGGACTGGTGCAGAGGTAAAATAGATGCTTATTTTTTCCCAAGCATCCCTGTGAACTGGATCAGGGGATAGTCTGGAACCCAGTCCCGACTCTCTGTAAAATAGATGCTTATTTTTTCCCAAGCATCCCTGTGAACTGGATCAGGGGATAGACTGGAACCCAGTGCCGACTCTCTGTGGGATGTTGGGCTAAGGGCTCTTCATCtctgaggattttctttttttgtctctaaaattgtgaaaaaaaataaaataaaaaaataaaattgtgggtTAGGGGGCGCCCggccggctcagtcagttaagcaaccaaatttggtttcagctcaggtcacaatctcagggtcctgggctagaaccctgaattgggctctgcgctcagctaGGAGTttgcttgtggattctctctccctctgcccctcactccactcacctgctctctttctctctcataaataaataaataaatcttgaaaaaaaaataaataaacggaGGATTAGGACAAGATGGTTCCAGCAAGTTCTGGTAGCAGCCCAAGGACCCCAGTTACCTCTCTGTCAAGGTGAAGTCCCCGTCCCTCAAAGCAGGCACCTTCTTCAGGGGGTTCACCTGGGCAAAGGCATCACTGAGGTGCTGACCTGCAGAGAAACCATCGTGGTGGGAAAGGGAGGGAACACTGAGGCTGCATGGCCTGTGCCCACGCCCAACTATGCCCAGGTCCCAGTTTCATGGCTCTTCTCCTGCCCCCAGCTGCTCTCCTGTGTGGCAGAGGCTGTGAGGGCCACTTTGGGAGGAGCAGGAGACTACTCTGCCTAATGTTGCAGAACGGGCCTCCACAGCCCATGCCCTGTCCCATTGGGCACAAGCTCCACCCACAGCCCAGTGTGCAGGATATGATGTTTCAGCCGGGCCTTCACACgcacccacccaccacctctgCACCATCCCCAGCCTCATAAGTTCATTTTCAGGGGGCCCCACGCTGCCAGAGCAGGGTGGCTAGTCCCCAAATGGAGCCCTGATTTCTTACAGTGCCCCTTTCCCTGCGGACTCTAGGGTAAGTTCCCCAAACACAGAGAAGTGGCTTTTTCCTGCTATCTATTTGCAAAAACAActtctggaatgcctgggtggctcagtggttcatagttagcttctgcctttggctcagggcttgatcccagggtccaggaatcaagtcccatattgggctccctgtgaggagcctgcttctccctctgcctgtgtctctgcctctctctctctgtgtgtgtgtgtgtgtttgtgtgtctctcataaataaataaataaaatttaaaaaataaaacaaaacccaacttcTATCAGTTCCTTTGTGTCCCCTTGTTCACCCTCCCCTGGCCACTGGGGACACAGGGCTGGCCCTGCCTTTAGGCTCTGCTGGAGCTGGAACAGTCACGTTTTTTGTCCCACAGCCCCTCAAAAGGTGCAAGCCTCTTGTCCCCTGGGACCCTGGCCTCTGCTTGAGTTTGTGTGGGTGGCTCCTACTCCTGCAGATGCAGTCAGAGAGAAGTTTCTGATGAGGACCTAAGCTCATTACCATCCTGGCTCAACAGCTTTCATCAGCTCCCCGTTACCCCCAGGATCGTGTGGAAACTCCTTGAAGCCATACACGATTGCCTTAACACCCTAGTTTCAAACACACCCACCAtcctcccttttccctctcttcagaTTGTGCCTTCACCAGGCacacctgccctcctctcctAGTGAAACACCGCTTTCTGCATCCTTTATCTGATAGTCTGGCTGGGATGTTCCTTTGTCCCCATGCTCTCTCACCTGCACTCTGCAGAGATAACCTCTGGGCAGGACAAGTGGAAACTGCCCCCAGGAGGCGGGGAGAAGATGAGTCGGCAGGCGGACAGGCCAGTACACAGCCACCAAGGCAGGCAAGGGCCTCAACGTGGTGGGGAAGTGATAGTGGGGGGAAGTGATGGTGGGGGGAAGGCTCAGCCAAGTGGAGTTACTTGCCCACTGGGCAGTACCTGGGCTCTGCTTCCCTCTTACCTCCCAACTGCCAGCTGTGTCCTCGGAGCCTTGGGAGCCTGCCAGGGAAACGAGCCCTCCAGCTCAGAGTGCAGGGCTCACCAAGCTCCAGCAGTTCCCCCTCAAGCCCCGGGCCTACCCCCCAGGGGCCTCTCCCAGCAGGAACAAGAAGGCAGAGCACAAGGTAAAGCAGAGAAGGCAAAGCAGAAGAACGAGGGCCACAGAGAGGGTCCCCGGTGCAGGCTGGACCGATGCGCACAGTGTAGCGCTGGAGAAGTCGCGACCCTGGTGACTGCAGCTGCCACTTCGGCAGTGGAGGCCACAAGGAGGGACTGGGCTCTGCCCCAGCCTATACGCGCCCCCCTTACCCCCGCCTCCTGCCTCCATCTCTTTTCTGGAGGTCCTCCCTCCCTAAGTCCAGGTGCTCCTGTTTTTGTAGACGAGGTCTGTCTTTTTCCTGAAGCTCCCACCCCTTTCCTCGGCCTCCCCCGAGCCGCACCGTCCACCCTGCTGGACCGAGCAGCGTTGGGGGGCCCCCCCCGACGCTCGGATCTCCCCGAAGACTCACCTTTTTCAGCACGGGCCCCAAGAAGGCGCTGGCGCGCAGCGTCCCCTTGGGCAGTATTTGGCCTCCCCCATCCCTCGGGTCCCAAACCCAGGCGGAGCCCACCTTTGCGCAGCTCCACGGGGCGCAGCTCGAAGGGGATGCCGTTCCTCTTGGCGAAGATGTAGACGGCGCGGCAGGGCTGGGACAGCAGGTCCAGGTACAGCTCCAGGCCcatggcggggcgggggcggggggcggccgcggGGACCCCGCGGACTCCGGCGACTCCGGAGGCCGCTGCGAGCCCGGGTCG of Canis lupus baileyi chromosome 27, mCanLup2.hap1, whole genome shotgun sequence contains these proteins:
- the LOC140619671 gene encoding glutathione S-transferase theta-1 isoform X2 — translated: MGLELYLDLLSQPCRAVYIFAKRNGIPFELRPVELRKGQHLSDAFAQVNPLKKVPALRDGDFTLTESVAILLYLNRKYKVPDHWYPQDLQACARVDEYLAWQHTTLRRNCLRALWHKVMFPVFLGEPVSPEMLAATLAELDATLQLLEDKFLQNKAFLTGPHISLADLIAITELMHPVGAGCQVFEGRPKLAAWRQRVEAAVGKDLFQEAHEVILKAKDSPPADLIIKQKLMPRVLAMIQ
- the LOC140619671 gene encoding glutathione S-transferase theta-1 isoform X3, encoding MGLELYLDLLSQPCRAVYIFAKRNGIPFELRPVELRKGQHLSDAFAQVNPLKKVPALRDGDFTLTESLWVLAAKSLKADPSWLHGASVWRQQWGRISSRRPMRSS